The genomic window TGTATTATTACGGAGGGCAAAGCAGGAAGGAAGGAAGGATTTCTCTCTCCAATCGATAAAGAAGATGCACCTTTAGGAACTTTTCACATAGATCGTGTAGGTCCTTTGGATTTGACTTCTAAAAGGTACAAATATATTCTGGTAGTTGTTGATGGGTTTTCTAAGTTCGTCTGGTTGTACCCAGTAAGGTCAAAAGACGCTGCATCAGTTATTGATAGTTTGGAAAAGTTGTCATTGGTTTTTGGTAATCCAAAAAGAATAATATCCGATAGGGGAACAGCATTTACGGCTGGGGTTTTTGAAGAATATTGCAGGGTACACTTTATTCAGCATTTAGTAACTGCGACTGGTGTACCAAGAGGCAATGGCCAGGTGGAGCGTATCCACAGAATTGTAGTTCCAATGTTAGCGAAATTGTGTATGGATAATCCATCCCATTGGTATAAATACGTTGGTCGTGTGCAGCAAATTATTAATAATACTGCACCTAGAAGTACCAAGTGCTCACCATTCAAAATACTGACAGGATTGGATATGAGGTTTACAGACGATTTAGGGTTAAATGACATATTAGTCGAACTTATAATAGATGAGATTCATGAGGAAAGAAATGATTTGCGAAAAGAAGTTAAGAGAAATATTCAGAAGATTCAAGAAGAAAATTGCAGGAACTTTAATAGGAAAGGAAAACCAGAAAGAAAATAGAAAGTCAATGATCTTGTAGCTGTAAAAAGAACTCAGTTTGGGGTGGGATTGAAGTTGAAACCTAAGTTTTTAGGGCCTTATAAAATCATTGCAATGCTTCAACATGGCAGGTATAAGGTTAAGAAAGTTGGGGATCTTGAAGGCCCAGTAGAAACCATTACGGTGGCCGAGCATATGAAAATGTGGAACGATTCATTCGGGGCGAATGATTCCTCAGGACGGCCGAATGTAGGAATAGTACCATCTCAAGTACTAAAATACTAAAACAAAGTAATCTATTTTTGAAGAAATAAAGAAGGTAACTCAGGAAAAATAGTATAAATGGAATAGAGAAAATCAGATCAGTTCAGTtgtagaaaaaatataaaaataattacgccggaacacacaaacacaaaaccttaatttaaattaattttaaaaatctttttaaaaaagAACAATTTCATGTACTAATTTAGTAtacataattattaaaataaatatctaaATCTAAATAATGTGTTAAAACCAAATgttactacatatatatatatatatatatatatatatatataaataggtaATCCACGTTAAATAACTGTTTTGTATAAGGGAAAACTTCAGCTTgacttaatatttaaattgtgtcATATTAGTGGAAAcattatacaaaatttaaataactttttttcatttttagttgcTCTTAACTAAATGAGTATCAGGGTCCTCGAATAGCCCCCTAATAACCCATTTGTTGACGCTAGCTAGagtgtgaaatcccatgtaagaCCTTCTTCGACCTTTCATATGTCTTCAAGTTCAATGAACACGGCGCTGCCACTTGTCtttaaattttacaaagtttgcaATGAAAAACTAACAGAACAATGCCTAACTTTCGTTTGTTCGTAAATATGTATAAGTGTGAAAGCTTTTTCGTGTAGCTTTTTATATCTGGTCGTTCCACAAAATTCAAACTGCGTGTTTTGACCCTCTGTTAAAGCAAATCTAAATTATTAGGCAGGGTATCGAAAAACTCGTTTTAACCTCGGTATCAATAATCTGAAATCGAAAATCAAAAGTTCCATTTCTTTAAGAAATAtcgtgcacaaaaaaaaaaagttggcaaCCATGTAGTTTGGGTTTGGTGGGAATGCAGTAGTACCTACCTGTACAAaaatttactacatttattttCATTCAACAGCCAACTCAACGAAAATAGTTTAAAAGTAGTTTTTTGCCGCGCGTACCTTAAACGGCGCATTTACCCTATAGTATACAAGTCAATATGCTATTTGAATTTATGTTTATCTGTCACCGTATTATTTAGTATACATTTAGGATGACGCTAATGAGCAAAGATGTATTAAGTTGTTTTATAATTACGGAATTTTAAAATCACATATTAAAGTTAAGTttcttcatatgtatgtatgtatgtttctaTGGAATGTTTATACAGTGTCGTGGAAAAGCTGTCGCCTTTAAATTTCTTGCGTAAGGATCACGCAACGCTTTCTAGAATCTCTTATCTTTACCTGCGTAAGTCAAACGCGATAGccataatatttattttgttttgcgtAAAACATATAAGCTTTCAAGAAGAATTTATGTGTTCAGTATCTCCTATGATCCTATAGAACTTATAGGCATATAGAATTTTACTGTTTCCAAAGCAATTTTGTAGGTTCATTAGAATAACGTAAACAGTAGAGAATAACTGGTACCAACGCAGGGTCTAAAAAACCTATAAAAAGTTCTAAGGGTTTCACTGGATTTAAAATCACAGACGCATCTTGGTATATAATGTGAATGTGTCAATAgtactgatgtcatagtcaatgGGGAATCTCTATTGATTTGCAGTTGACATTTGCTACAGAAACTTGTATGCCCGTGTTTAATTCATTTTAAATACTTCGATTGTGAGGTTTAAAGTGCGTTTTGTGAGTtatatctataatttttttttattttttacaccaCTGTGTATACCGATTTGTATATACCAATAGCGCTTGAAGCTCGAAATCTGTTTCCTGTTGTTCGGATATATTTTATTGGAAGTTTAAGTTGTGTTTACAAATCAAAGTAAACCTTAAAGTCCAGCACCCGCAATTGTATCCCAAAAGTTGAGAAAAAAGGCGTCACAAAAAAACTGTTCATGACAAATACAACCCCCCAGCGGcttaggggattagaatataccgcggtaggtatgcctgtcgtaaggactgaataaaataccagattcaagggcttgtgtagcgcaaccctttcaggttgtcagcgcaatatatagcttctccaaacacaaTTATCAAcgtcacctatccgtggcgaatcccggagggcgttatggcctataAGGTCGCATGCggacaaatcgttcccgagatggtcgggcttggtaccgcaacgtaccggatatgcatccggcaaaggaccatctacTCGATAACACTCtcaggccttcggggagtgtccttatcgctacaacaacaacagcaacatgacaaatacaaaaatattctagaatcTCTTTTCTTTACCTGCGTTAGTCAACAGCGATAGCtgtaatatttattttgttttgcttaaaaCATACACTAGTTCCAGATAAACTTTCATGAAGAATTTATGTGTTCAGTGTCTCTTATGATCCTATAAAAATTTACTGTTTCCAATGCCCTTTTGTAGGTTTATTAGAACAATGTAGACAGTAGAGAATAACTGGTTCCAACGCTGAGTCTAACAAACCTACATATAAAACGTTCTAAGGGCACTTGTTACACTGGATTTTAAATGACAGGCATCTCTTGGTATGTAATAAGTCAATAGTACTGATGTCACAGTCAATGGCGAATCTCTATTGATTTGCAGTTGACATCTGCTACAGGAACTTTTATGGgaatgtttaatttattttaaatactctGAATGTGAGGTTTAAAGTGTGTTTTGTGAgctatttctataattttttattttttacaccaCTGTGTATACCGATTTGTACATATCAATGGCGCTTGAAGCTCAAAATCGATTAACTAATTAATTTATTGTTATGTTGTTCGAATATATTTTATTTGAAGTTTAAGTTGTGTTTACAAATCAAAGTAAACCTTAAAGTCCAGTGTTCGCAATTGCATCTCAAATATTGAGACAAAAAGGCGTTACAAAAAAACTGTTGatgacaaatacaaaaaaaaaaaaaaaaacaaacaaaaacgacGCACAAGTAACGATTACTCTGTTTGTTCACGatgtaaacatacaggtgtaaATATAGAAAAGTTATGTGGTTAATATTTATTGAAGTGTTATCGGTATTTGTTTGATTACAACTAGATGAGCCGTCGATAATGTTGTTATCTATAACACCTCGGCAACAAACCGACAACTCGTTTGGTAACTCGTCGATCGAAAATAGATAACACGCgtataataaatcgatattttttccataacaaatcgataaattttcgataacaaattgacagCTTTCCCGCAGCAAGCCAATCCCGTTGATAACAAACCAACAACTCATCGAAAACATTTGTAAACGATAATAAATGTATAGcactttgataaaaaaaattgataacagtCTACACCTCATCGATAAAATAtcaataataagccgataactAGTAAATGTTTTATAAATAATTGACCTGTCGATGACAATTTCATGTTTTAAAAACCCGTCTCTTTAAATTGATTGAAATGATGAATACagctaattatatatatatatgcaatgaATTTTTTGCTTTTGCTCCTTCTAACACTAATTATGTAGTCTATATCGTGAAGTTGTAGAATTTCTCAAGAAATGTAAAGTGTCGCCGAGCTCTGTTCGATTATCTCGGTCGACTAAATAATTAAAGTTGCTATTTTTGCAACCGAGCTTGCTTGTTATCAGAAATTTCTCAATATGTTGTTGAAAAGCTACCGATATGTTATCAATATGCTAACGGAAGTctaaggaaactagcagtttcagacggggtggaccatagggaagttgCTGCAGGAGGcctaggttccacattacaattgagaaGATGGTTCGTGACATGTTGAGTCACATGGTATGCATGATATACATTAcatatgtcggagttgattctggccGAGTAATAGTTCAACCgcttacagtatccagaaagaagttggagggggtgactcgtgtctcccttggtagtctgATTTCTTTTGCAAAGGTAGGATACTGTATATTGATTACGGAGCTCACATGGCGCGACCTAACAAAGGTGTTTACctattctgtgtggatttggcttggGGCCTCCTTATGTTTATCTAGATCAAACGGCTGCGTAGGCTGGTGTGGGTatcatcatagtgcttacggagatgttttCATATCGCTCTTGAAGACGGAGCTAGAGCAAGATGTTGTTCGCTAGGATGACCAGGTTTGTGACACTTTAACAAAAAGTGTCTGTTgagcatttcgttatgctctttcATGTACAGCTCTTTTGTCTTACTATGAAGATGATGTACATAGGTCATAAGAAGACACTCCTAGGCAGTTCTGAATGCAGCTTTTTGGCAGCCCTGCAGCCTTTTCTAGTGTGTGTTtctaagaccaggcgaccagactggtaACGCGTAGCGTGTTATcgattatcgaaaagttatcgattttttatcgagagttactgaatttttatttaaaaattgtcgACTTGATATGGAAAAGCTGTCAAACTTCTGTAAAGCTTCTTAAAATTATGCTGGTGAAACAAAGTGCGGGTGCCGGGACTCctgtgttaaataaaataataatttttgatggTATTCTATTTATTACACTAGGTACTTTCTTTAAGTTTTGATGTACATTTCGTAAATGAGTATTTTCATATAAATCACAAATTTCacgttcatcccttttttccaataatcttatttcattacgtttctccTTTAAAGTCCAAACCTTTATCTCTCAAATTAATCTCTAAACATTTTCCATATTTATGTTTTTGTGTCGATGTCTTCTACTTTTTGCTTGTGTGTGTTGTTGTTATTATCGATTACTATTATTCACAGCTTACTGCTCATCAAACTCTAACCCCTTCGATTGCCCCCAAATGAATTGGGTTGACCCTGCGGGGGTGGTGCGGTAGCCAAGTAAGCAAGCGCTTTTTGTATTGCCGGTGGAATTGGTGGTGGCGTTGGTAGATGATCACCTTGTGGTTGGAAGCCATTCTCATCAGCAAGGTATGTAATGCGTATTGGGACACCTTCAGGCGAGGTATACGAAAATGAGCCCTGAGCTGACTGTGTACGGggtaaaaaaagaaaagaaaagcaatttctttaaatattattataataggaaaaacaattttctatTGTACTATGTAcctttgtatgtatttttattattataaatgtattAATTGCTTTTTTATTTGAACATCAGTTCGTAATTTTAATATCGAAAAAGTTTCAAATTGTTTGatttatatgtacgtatgtgtgtgtctgcgtatatgtgtgtgtgcgtgtatgaAGGGATTGCAGCTCTACTCTTCCCCATTCAAGCAAAAAAGGTCACAAATGTCAATCTGGATTATAGTTAAACAGTTTCTTAAAGTTTGCTGAATTTATTGAACCGATGAACTGCGAGCCTGATAATCATTGAGTCATTGAGCAAAAATCGTGTTTGCCACACCACGATTTATGTACTAATGAATGGGTTTACATACAGTCGCTCATAGCCAAAATGGTACAGTTTTTGTTCTTTATTCACAAATTTCAGAATTATTTGATAGTTGAATTCACTAAGAACTATACAGTGGAACTAAAGCCAATTACACtttcaacaaaattaaaaatattttaaaatcagttATAATTAaagttgtaaaattaaaaaaaaaatatatttggtttataaaaaatttgtagtACGTAGAAtagtaaaattttgatttttgagtGTTATCCTTAtttctttcattttcattttaaaaaacattttgttcACACCTTCAAATTTGtgttttattaaacttaattCGTCCATATAAGTCAAAATTTATTACATGAAATCAAAAACTcacaacttttttttataaatttcgggCATGCAGTTTTGTTTCCAGCCGTTGTGCAAGCTATGAACTATGTTAGGCTAAAATTTCAGCGAACATTTCGAGAGAAATTGATAACTCGGCTTCTCGCTAGATTCTCGAATTTTGAAATACTCTCGCGAGCTTTTGGACGTCGCATTTTTGTGATATTGAAACTCGCAAGGcccgcgagcttctcgacatttaaTTAACAGTTACATTATGTTCGAGAAGCTGTCGTGAGCTCAACATATAATACTACCATAGCAGCGACTAAATTTAGTGTCGAGAAGCTAGCGAGCCTTGCGAGTAGTTTGGAATTCGAGAATTTTGGGAGAAACCTATACTAGCGAGAAAATTCTTCTAAAACAAACTCGACAGCTCGTTAGCTCTAGCGTTAAGCGGTACTTGGTTTCAAACTGTCGGCGCTGATGAAAATTTTGTTGGATGAAGTAAGCAGTTTTTACCGCGGCGTATACGATACATGGTCGAAGCCCGAACAGAAACTATAAGAACTTTTACAATTTGTAAAACAAACCAAATTCCAAGCTTTTAATCTTTTGGCTCAGCCCCactaaaactttcaaaaaatttcgcAAATTTGATTaccattaaattaaaaaaaagccattcattttttaacgaaattcttggctatgcaattttttttcttttgtaagtATGATCTTTGCTGATTATTTGTTGCAAATATTTTCCGACTTACGCTTTCATAGTCGGCATAT from Eurosta solidaginis isolate ZX-2024a chromosome 3, ASM4086904v1, whole genome shotgun sequence includes these protein-coding regions:
- the Cpr49Aa gene encoding endocuticle structural glycoprotein ABD-4: MKIIISFLFALLLNATLARPQGPTKDPIPIIRQEQEVNFDGSYQYSYETGNGIQADEAGYLKNAGSEAEGQSAQGSFSYTSPEGVPIRITYLADENGFQPQGDHLPTPPPIPPAIQKALAYLATAPPPQGQPNSFGGNRRG